In candidate division KSB1 bacterium, a single genomic region encodes these proteins:
- a CDS encoding 4Fe-4S binding protein, translating into MARPLWFVELLKRGFAQRFRLARLSRVPLLGRIFDRLLFAGDDIIFLPRSEVVHVHQSVAVPEQTVLPAQVVHHFIDVAQYHWIMNFCICRSAAHCQDYPIELGCLFMGRPVLQINPRLGKLVTRAEAHAHVERCRQAGLVHLIGRNRLDALWLGVKPGEELLTVCHCCPCCCLYRFLPSLAPFISARFARMPGVSVTVTGACDGCGVCANGICFVGAITLNGRRAAISDACRGCGRCAMVCPQQAIRLTMEGDAIERTMARVSTAVRLQQQDASSPRR; encoded by the coding sequence ATGGCACGTCCCCTTTGGTTTGTGGAGCTTCTCAAGCGAGGATTTGCCCAGCGCTTTCGCCTGGCACGGCTCTCCCGCGTGCCTCTTTTGGGCCGCATCTTCGACCGCCTCCTTTTCGCCGGGGACGACATTATCTTTCTCCCCCGCTCAGAAGTGGTCCACGTACACCAGAGCGTGGCGGTGCCTGAACAGACTGTTCTGCCGGCACAGGTGGTGCATCATTTCATCGACGTGGCACAGTACCATTGGATCATGAATTTTTGCATTTGCCGGTCTGCCGCCCACTGCCAGGACTACCCGATCGAATTGGGGTGCCTGTTCATGGGCCGTCCCGTGCTACAGATCAACCCGCGGCTGGGCAAGCTGGTTACGCGGGCCGAAGCCCATGCGCACGTGGAACGTTGTCGGCAAGCAGGTCTGGTGCATTTGATCGGCCGGAACCGGCTAGATGCCCTTTGGCTAGGAGTCAAGCCTGGGGAGGAACTCCTCACGGTCTGTCACTGCTGCCCGTGCTGTTGCTTGTATCGCTTCCTCCCCTCTCTTGCTCCCTTTATCTCCGCTCGCTTTGCGCGCATGCCGGGGGTATCGGTGACTGTGACTGGGGCGTGCGACGGCTGCGGTGTCTGTGCCAACGGCATCTGCTTTGTCGGCGCCATCACCCTGAATGGACGGCGCGCTGCGATCTCGGACGCCTGCCGTGGATGTGGCCGCTGCGCGATGGTTTGTCCCCAACAGGCGATCCGCCTCACCATGGAGGGCGATGCCATAGAGCGCACCATGGCAAGGGTGAGTACAGCAGTACGGCTACAGCAACAGGACGCTTCTTCACCGAGAAGATAG
- a CDS encoding aldehyde dehydrogenase family protein: MTMLTSINPTTEEVLAQVTPLSRQEVRKVIETVAGGYMTWREVPLHERLAACRRLIRLIADERETIARILALEQGKPICEALVAEILPVLGALRHLTRIAPRVLSDKRAPHELILLAHKRSTYRREPYGVVSVIAPWNYPFSVALPEIAAALVAGNTVVYKPAPNSILIGQKIDELLGRGGYPRTAFSTVFVTDEVAPELTSHPAVRKIVFTGSTNVGRLVMQSAAGHVAPVVLELGGKDPAVVASDAHLARAARGVVWGAMFTSGQVCASIERVYVERPIAEQFIAACVELVRALRVGDPLQADTDIGPLTTAEQLATVSAHVEDAVSKGAKVLAGGHRLQGRGFFYAPTVLTNVDHTMKVMTEETFGPVLPIMVVDSLEEAIRLANDSPYGLSAYGWTRSKATAERLMRELQAATVIINDGPATWGEPAAPWGGYKQSGIGRTRATWGLLEMVQLKYTSLDPGRKPDSPWWFPYDQGARGLAAEAVPLLFARHWWGKLPPLLRLVRNRRFVANAHWLAIFRNLHKLF; the protein is encoded by the coding sequence ATGACCATGCTGACATCGATCAACCCGACCACCGAGGAAGTCCTGGCTCAAGTCACCCCCCTGTCGCGTCAGGAGGTGCGTAAGGTCATTGAGACGGTAGCAGGGGGGTATATGACATGGCGGGAGGTACCGCTCCATGAGCGCCTTGCTGCCTGCCGCCGGCTTATCCGCCTGATCGCGGACGAACGGGAGACTATCGCCCGCATTCTCGCCTTGGAGCAGGGCAAACCGATCTGTGAGGCCCTTGTTGCCGAAATCTTGCCCGTATTAGGCGCGCTGCGTCACCTCACCCGCATTGCGCCACGAGTGCTTAGCGACAAGAGAGCTCCGCACGAGCTTATTCTTCTCGCGCACAAGAGGAGCACGTATCGCCGGGAGCCCTACGGCGTGGTCTCGGTTATCGCTCCGTGGAATTACCCATTTTCTGTGGCGTTGCCAGAGATTGCCGCGGCGCTTGTTGCCGGCAACACCGTTGTGTACAAACCTGCCCCCAATAGCATTCTCATCGGCCAAAAGATCGACGAGCTGCTGGGGCGCGGAGGGTACCCGCGCACTGCCTTTTCCACGGTCTTTGTCACCGACGAGGTAGCGCCGGAGCTTACCTCACACCCTGCGGTGCGGAAGATTGTCTTTACCGGCAGCACGAACGTCGGCCGCCTGGTGATGCAAAGTGCGGCCGGACACGTGGCGCCAGTCGTGCTGGAGCTGGGCGGCAAGGACCCGGCCGTGGTGGCTTCTGATGCGCACTTGGCGCGTGCGGCGCGCGGCGTGGTATGGGGTGCAATGTTCACTTCCGGCCAAGTCTGTGCGAGCATCGAGCGCGTCTATGTGGAACGCCCCATCGCCGAACAGTTCATCGCCGCTTGTGTTGAACTGGTACGGGCTCTGCGCGTAGGCGATCCCCTCCAAGCAGATACCGATATTGGTCCGTTGACCACAGCGGAGCAATTGGCCACAGTCAGTGCCCACGTGGAGGATGCAGTGAGCAAGGGGGCGAAGGTCCTGGCAGGCGGTCACCGGCTCCAAGGCAGGGGCTTTTTCTACGCACCCACGGTCCTCACCAATGTGGACCACACGATGAAGGTGATGACCGAGGAGACCTTCGGTCCGGTGCTGCCCATCATGGTGGTCGACTCGCTGGAGGAGGCGATCAGGCTAGCCAACGATAGCCCTTATGGCTTGTCCGCCTACGGGTGGACCCGGAGCAAAGCCACCGCGGAAAGGCTCATGCGGGAGCTGCAGGCGGCTACGGTGATCATCAACGACGGTCCGGCCACCTGGGGGGAACCTGCCGCACCGTGGGGAGGCTACAAGCAGAGCGGCATTGGTAGGACGCGGGCCACCTGGGGGCTGCTGGAGATGGTTCAGCTGAAGTACACCAGCCTCGACCCCGGCCGCAAACCTGACTCGCCCTGGTGGTTCCCCTATGACCAAGGGGCTCGCGGCCTGGCGGCAGAGGCGGTGCCGCTCCTTTTCGCCCGGCACTGGTGGGGAAAACTCCCCCCACTCCTGCGCCTGGTACGGAACCGGCGATTTGTCGCCAACGCGCACTGGCTCGCCATCTTTCGCAATTTGCACAAGCTGTTTTGA
- a CDS encoding GMC family oxidoreductase → MTYDADFIVIGSGFGGSVAALRLAEKGYRVLVVESGRRFRNEDYASTNWQIWKWLYIPRLFCTGIQRLTLLRNVLVLSGAGVGGGSLVYCAVLFEPPDAFFRDPQWAGLDPDWKATLAPFYAEAKRMLGVTIPPRLWPADQLLRDYAREIGREDCFRLTQVGIFFGEPGVTVPDPYFGGLGPPRSGCDSKARCMVGCKAGGKNSLDRNYLYLAERLGTRIIALTTATRVAALPEGGYAVYTRPSVGFGRTRVLKARGVVCAAGALGTFRILWASKRSGGLPNISEQLGFGARTNSEVIVGVRAKGRHMKLCEGVAIGSSLFVDESTHIEAVRYPQGSGAMFWLSTLCTDGGSRLGRPLRHILNCLHHPVAWLRVHWPFGWATRVLILLTMQTVDNRLRLVMRRRWWLPFAWKVTSAPTDKPTPTYIPAANRAARRIAQRIGGIPASAVTEVMLNVPLSAHILGGCTMGSSPDDGVVDKYGRVFGYENLYITDGSIMPANLGVNPSLTITALAEYIMHHVPPRPAAWDQN, encoded by the coding sequence GTGACCTACGACGCCGACTTTATCGTCATCGGTTCCGGGTTTGGCGGTAGCGTGGCGGCGCTGCGCTTGGCGGAAAAAGGGTATCGGGTCCTGGTAGTGGAAAGCGGGCGACGCTTTCGCAACGAAGACTATGCCAGCACCAACTGGCAGATCTGGAAATGGCTCTATATTCCGCGCCTCTTCTGCACCGGCATCCAGCGCCTCACCCTTCTCCGGAATGTGCTGGTCCTCAGCGGCGCCGGCGTGGGTGGAGGCAGTCTGGTCTACTGCGCCGTGCTCTTCGAGCCGCCCGATGCTTTCTTTCGCGACCCGCAGTGGGCAGGACTGGACCCAGACTGGAAGGCCACCCTTGCTCCGTTTTATGCCGAGGCCAAACGCATGCTCGGCGTCACTATCCCTCCACGTCTCTGGCCAGCAGACCAGCTCTTGCGTGACTACGCTCGCGAAATCGGCCGAGAAGACTGCTTCCGGCTAACCCAGGTGGGCATCTTTTTCGGCGAACCGGGCGTGACAGTGCCAGACCCTTACTTTGGCGGATTGGGCCCGCCGCGCAGCGGGTGCGACTCTAAAGCCCGCTGCATGGTGGGGTGCAAGGCGGGCGGGAAAAACTCGCTCGACCGCAACTATCTTTACCTCGCGGAACGCCTCGGCACTCGCATCATTGCCCTCACCACTGCCACCAGGGTCGCAGCTCTTCCTGAAGGGGGTTACGCTGTTTACACGCGCCCCTCGGTGGGCTTTGGCAGAACACGGGTGCTTAAGGCACGAGGCGTGGTGTGCGCGGCTGGGGCCTTGGGCACTTTCCGCATCCTCTGGGCCAGCAAGCGCAGCGGTGGTCTGCCGAATATTTCGGAACAACTGGGCTTTGGTGCTCGGACCAATAGCGAAGTCATCGTGGGCGTGCGTGCTAAGGGACGGCACATGAAGCTGTGTGAGGGGGTCGCCATCGGCTCGAGCCTCTTCGTCGACGAAAGCACCCACATCGAAGCGGTACGCTACCCTCAGGGTTCGGGGGCGATGTTCTGGCTCTCCACCCTCTGCACGGACGGCGGGTCGCGCCTGGGGCGGCCACTGCGGCACATCCTCAACTGCCTCCACCACCCCGTTGCCTGGCTGCGCGTGCACTGGCCCTTTGGGTGGGCCACGCGCGTGCTGATCCTGCTGACCATGCAAACAGTGGACAACCGGTTGCGACTGGTGATGCGGCGTCGCTGGTGGTTGCCATTTGCCTGGAAAGTGACCTCCGCACCCACCGACAAGCCTACGCCCACCTACATCCCTGCTGCGAATCGGGCAGCGCGACGCATTGCCCAGCGTATCGGCGGCATTCCGGCCAGTGCGGTAACTGAGGTGATGTTGAACGTCCCCTTGTCCGCGCACATACTCGGCGGGTGCACTATGGGGAGCAGCCCAGACGATGGCGTTGTGGACAAGTACGGGCGCGTGTTCGGCTACGAGAACCTTTACATCACGGACGGCTCCATCATGCCGGCCAACCTTGGCGTGAACCCGAGCCTCACTATCACAGCCCTTGCCGAATACATCATGCACCATGTGCCGCCCCGGCCGGCCGCGTGGGATCAGAACTAA
- a CDS encoding alpha-amylase family glycosyl hydrolase: protein MSQGVVKSKNTLVLRIHHRCGAVGNPSGRPCEFHISRQARDRYAFDARLFTSSGNVIFPDFHATRVFAQKMNEKRDLVNFPERAVRAGHINAMGLIDEILHYVVTLFREQVRPEVMELALAWLEDRHGKDAVAETLRRFVDEFPPVAVYRGGQTAEEYLGGDTAGVSNRCIALEEMLLLWLANVNPAFSPFLELFDDSALARSTAYREIMASLHQFFDTQPRFGPDNQNLVDMLRSPAIHVPHSLSGQLHYMLERWGLLLGKYLYRLLTSLDVIKEEEKLRIVGGPVPTRVYEFSRLAGEPERFTPDREWMPRLVLIAKSTFVWLDQLSKKYQRPITRLDQIPDEELDRLAAWGFTGLWLIGIWERSSASRTIKRLCGNPEAEASAYALYDYQVARELGGEEALRSLVDRCWQRGIRLASDMVPNHMGIDSRWVVEHPDWFISVPYPPFPSYSFTGPNLSSDGRMEVYIEDHYYTRTDAAVVFKRVDPATGEVRYIYHGNDGTSMPWNDTAQLNYLKPEVREAVMQTILRVARLFPIIRFDAAMTLTKRHYQRLWFPQPGSGGDIPSRAEHALTREQFDMLMPEEFWRQVVDRVAAESPDTLLLAEAFWLMEGYFVRTLGMHRVYNSAFMNMLKNEENQKYRSVIKNTIEFNPEILKRYVNFMNNPDEQTAVVQFGKGDKYFGVCTMMVTMPGLPMFGHGQIEGFAEKYGMEYRRAYWDEQPDWDLVRRHEREIFPLLRKRYLFAHVENFVLYDFFTPEGHVNENVFAYSNRYGDERALVVYNNSLTRAWGWIKSSARFLDLTDSRQLVQRSLGEGLALPTGEDSYCIFRDHVTGLEYLRNCRGLWDQGLYVELAGYQYHVFLDFRLVKDDALGRYRQLEALLNGGGVPSIQEAMRELFLRPLHEAFAKCISPEVVQAFILAVKNPDGKRDDRLAVVVGSVQEFLAEAAKVVGDVEIGGIIAKRASQAIAGLVHLEELVAQLRRSRSTRAGRAAALITATLDDVPFSWAVLLCWLAVRDLGRMAGEEEPALRSRSFIDEWLLGKRILAAFQRMGFADPRAEEGLREIMVLTTHQRWFEEAGPARGRAYRILHRLFGDEEVQQRLGVNRYQDVLWFNKEAFADLVRWLVTAAAVEALADPSRDPAEAARWLRPHLAVMEHWLRAEQRSDYQVQKLFANLE from the coding sequence ATGAGCCAGGGTGTTGTGAAGAGCAAGAATACACTCGTGCTTAGAATCCACCACCGCTGTGGTGCGGTGGGGAACCCCTCCGGCAGACCATGCGAATTCCACATCAGTCGCCAAGCCCGCGATCGCTACGCTTTTGACGCTCGCCTTTTTACCAGCTCTGGAAACGTGATTTTCCCGGACTTTCATGCCACCCGGGTCTTTGCGCAAAAAATGAATGAGAAGCGCGACCTGGTGAACTTTCCCGAGCGTGCAGTCCGCGCTGGCCACATCAATGCCATGGGGCTCATCGACGAGATCCTGCATTACGTCGTGACCCTGTTCCGTGAGCAGGTACGTCCGGAGGTCATGGAGTTGGCCTTGGCATGGCTCGAGGACCGCCACGGAAAAGATGCGGTGGCCGAAACGCTTCGGCGCTTTGTGGACGAATTCCCCCCGGTGGCGGTCTATCGGGGCGGGCAGACGGCGGAAGAGTACTTGGGTGGAGACACGGCGGGCGTTTCCAACCGGTGCATCGCGCTGGAGGAAATGCTGCTCCTTTGGCTGGCCAACGTCAACCCTGCATTTTCGCCCTTCCTTGAGCTGTTTGATGACTCTGCTCTGGCGCGCAGTACCGCCTACCGCGAGATCATGGCGAGCTTGCACCAGTTTTTCGACACCCAGCCCCGATTCGGACCTGACAACCAGAATCTGGTGGACATGCTCCGCAGCCCTGCTATCCACGTGCCGCATTCCTTGTCAGGGCAGCTCCACTACATGCTGGAGCGGTGGGGGTTACTCTTGGGCAAGTACCTGTACCGCCTCCTTACCAGCCTGGATGTGATAAAAGAGGAGGAAAAGCTCCGCATCGTGGGCGGGCCTGTGCCCACCCGGGTCTATGAGTTCTCCCGATTGGCCGGGGAGCCAGAGCGCTTCACCCCAGACCGCGAATGGATGCCGCGCCTGGTGTTGATAGCCAAGAGCACCTTTGTGTGGCTCGATCAGCTTTCCAAGAAATACCAGCGGCCCATCACGCGACTGGACCAGATCCCCGACGAGGAGCTGGATCGCCTGGCTGCATGGGGCTTTACCGGTCTGTGGCTAATAGGCATCTGGGAGCGAAGCTCGGCGTCGCGGACCATCAAACGGCTGTGCGGCAACCCTGAGGCGGAAGCCTCGGCTTATGCGCTGTACGACTATCAAGTGGCGCGCGAACTGGGCGGTGAGGAGGCGCTGCGTTCGCTGGTTGATCGGTGCTGGCAGCGGGGCATCCGCTTGGCCAGCGACATGGTACCCAACCACATGGGCATCGATTCACGCTGGGTAGTCGAACACCCCGATTGGTTCATTTCCGTCCCCTATCCACCTTTCCCTTCTTACTCCTTCACCGGGCCCAATCTTTCTTCCGACGGGCGCATGGAGGTCTACATCGAAGACCATTACTACACGCGGACAGACGCCGCAGTAGTATTCAAGCGTGTTGACCCAGCCACTGGGGAGGTGCGCTACATTTATCACGGCAACGATGGCACCAGCATGCCCTGGAACGATACGGCGCAGCTGAACTACCTCAAGCCCGAGGTGCGCGAGGCAGTGATGCAGACGATTCTCCGGGTGGCGCGCCTGTTTCCCATCATTCGCTTCGACGCAGCGATGACGCTGACGAAGCGGCATTATCAGCGGCTGTGGTTTCCGCAGCCGGGCTCCGGAGGCGACATCCCGTCGCGTGCCGAGCATGCACTTACGCGCGAGCAATTCGATATGCTGATGCCGGAGGAGTTTTGGCGGCAGGTGGTGGACCGAGTAGCCGCCGAAAGCCCCGACACACTCCTCCTTGCCGAAGCCTTCTGGCTCATGGAAGGCTACTTTGTCCGCACCCTGGGCATGCATCGGGTGTACAACTCTGCCTTCATGAACATGCTCAAGAACGAGGAGAACCAGAAGTACCGCAGCGTGATCAAGAACACCATCGAGTTCAACCCTGAGATACTCAAGCGCTATGTGAACTTTATGAACAACCCGGACGAGCAGACGGCCGTGGTGCAGTTCGGCAAGGGGGACAAGTACTTTGGTGTGTGCACGATGATGGTCACTATGCCAGGTCTGCCCATGTTCGGGCATGGCCAAATCGAGGGATTTGCCGAGAAGTATGGGATGGAATACCGCCGGGCCTATTGGGATGAACAGCCGGATTGGGACCTGGTGCGCCGCCACGAGCGCGAAATCTTCCCCCTGCTGCGGAAGCGCTACCTATTCGCGCACGTGGAGAACTTTGTCCTGTACGATTTTTTTACTCCCGAAGGGCACGTCAATGAAAACGTGTTTGCTTATTCCAACCGCTATGGCGATGAACGGGCCCTTGTCGTCTACAACAACTCGCTGACGAGGGCATGGGGCTGGATCAAGAGCTCGGCGCGGTTCCTTGACCTGACCGATTCGCGGCAATTGGTGCAGAGGTCACTAGGCGAGGGGCTAGCTTTGCCCACTGGGGAGGATTCCTACTGCATATTTCGCGACCACGTGACCGGCCTTGAGTACCTGCGCAATTGTCGGGGACTGTGGGACCAGGGGTTATACGTGGAACTGGCAGGCTACCAGTACCATGTGTTCCTGGACTTTCGTCTGGTGAAGGACGATGCCCTCGGGCGATATCGTCAGCTGGAAGCCCTCCTGAACGGCGGGGGTGTGCCCTCTATCCAGGAGGCCATGCGAGAGTTGTTCCTGCGCCCCTTGCACGAGGCCTTCGCTAAGTGCATCAGCCCGGAGGTGGTGCAGGCGTTCATACTTGCGGTGAAGAACCCGGATGGGAAGAGGGACGATCGGCTTGCCGTAGTGGTTGGGTCGGTTCAGGAGTTTCTGGCCGAAGCCGCGAAGGTAGTGGGCGACGTGGAGATCGGGGGGATCATCGCAAAGCGAGCCTCCCAGGCCATCGCGGGGCTGGTTCACCTCGAGGAGTTAGTGGCACAGCTGAGGCGGTCGCGCTCCACACGGGCCGGCCGCGCCGCCGCACTTATCACTGCTACGCTTGACGATGTGCCTTTTTCCTGGGCAGTGCTCCTGTGCTGGCTGGCCGTGCGAGATCTAGGGCGAATGGCGGGTGAAGAGGAGCCAGCGTTGCGCAGTCGGAGCTTCATCGACGAATGGCTATTAGGCAAGCGGATACTGGCCGCCTTTCAACGGATGGGCTTTGCAGATCCTCGGGCGGAAGAGGGGCTTAGGGAGATAATGGTACTCACTACTCACCAGAGGTGGTTCGAAGAGGCGGGGCCCGCTCGCGGTCGCGCCTATCGGATCCTGCATCGCCTCTTTGGAGACGAAGAGGTACAACAGCGGCTTGGTGTGAACCGCTATCAAGACGTGCTCTGGTTCAACAAGGAGGCATTTGCCGATCTGGTGCGCTGGCTAGTGACGGCCGCGGCCGTGGAAGCCCTGGCTGATCCCTCGCGCGATCCGGCTGAAGCTGCTCGGTGGCTGAGGCCCCATCTGGCCGTGATGGAACATTGGCTCCGGGCTGAGCAGCGTTCCGACTACCAGGTGCAAAAGCTGTTTGCGAATCTGGAGTGA
- a CDS encoding carbohydrate-binding family 9-like protein — MGVEHSRGKLRATVSFFPGLGVVVWAAAMAAGVLCAARSKPAGSKVPPPAIKWAPRHYVCMRGWNLSIDGALLEDAWQLAPWTEEFVDIEGEHKQKPRFQTRAKMLWDDSCFYVGAELREPDLWATLRQRDTVIFRDNDFEVFIDPDGDTHLYYELEVNALGTAWDLLLPKPYRDGGPAVNAWDIRGLRVGVRLEGTLNNPTDEDSGWTVEIAMPWVVLSECAAHPGPPLPGEYWRVNFSRVEWHTEVRGGRYEKVKDPKTQQPLPEDNWVWSPQGVINMHYPEMWGFVHFCPAPAGSALCPFSVPEHERTKWVLRQLYYAQWHFWSAHGVFANKLRLLGVPEVRDGKAQLIVGPHTFVAGYQTRDHQQWWITQDGRTWKE, encoded by the coding sequence GTGGGCGTGGAGCACAGCAGAGGCAAGCTGAGGGCAACGGTCTCTTTTTTTCCGGGGTTGGGCGTTGTCGTGTGGGCGGCGGCAATGGCGGCAGGAGTGCTGTGCGCCGCGCGGAGCAAGCCCGCGGGCTCCAAAGTTCCGCCTCCTGCAATCAAGTGGGCTCCCCGCCACTACGTGTGTATGCGGGGCTGGAACCTGAGCATCGATGGCGCCTTGCTCGAAGACGCATGGCAGCTGGCTCCCTGGACCGAGGAGTTCGTGGATATCGAAGGCGAACACAAACAGAAGCCCCGCTTCCAGACCCGCGCCAAGATGCTGTGGGACGACTCCTGCTTCTACGTGGGCGCAGAGCTGCGGGAACCGGATTTGTGGGCTACATTGCGGCAGCGGGACACGGTCATCTTCCGCGACAACGACTTTGAAGTATTCATAGACCCAGACGGCGACACACACCTTTATTACGAGCTGGAAGTGAACGCCCTGGGCACGGCCTGGGATCTCCTTCTGCCCAAGCCCTATCGCGATGGGGGGCCGGCGGTGAACGCCTGGGATATCCGCGGGTTGCGCGTGGGGGTGCGCCTGGAGGGAACGTTGAACAATCCCACAGACGAGGACAGTGGGTGGACAGTGGAAATTGCTATGCCCTGGGTGGTGCTGAGCGAGTGCGCCGCCCACCCTGGGCCACCGCTGCCCGGCGAGTACTGGCGCGTGAATTTCTCCCGTGTGGAATGGCACACCGAGGTGAGAGGGGGGCGCTATGAAAAGGTGAAAGACCCGAAAACTCAACAACCGCTCCCTGAGGACAACTGGGTCTGGTCGCCCCAAGGGGTCATCAACATGCACTACCCGGAAATGTGGGGATTTGTGCACTTTTGCCCGGCTCCCGCAGGGAGCGCTCTGTGTCCGTTCAGCGTGCCCGAGCACGAAAGGACTAAGTGGGTGCTTCGGCAGCTCTACTACGCTCAATGGCACTTTTGGAGCGCACACGGTGTATTCGCAAACAAGCTTCGGCTCCTCGGTGTGCCTGAGGTGCGAGACGGGAAAGCGCAGCTCATTGTCGGACCTCACACCTTTGTTGCTGGCTACCAGACCCGGGATCACCAACAATGGTGGATCACCCAGGACGGGCGAACCTGGAAGGAATGA
- a CDS encoding sodium:solute symporter has translation MNLSLLDWFIVAGMVALTGAVVLTSRTHMRSVADFLAAGRTAGRYVISVSQGMAALGAITVVATFEMNYYAGLPMTWWGFMMTPVVVLITVTGWVVYRFRQTRALTMAQFFEMRYSRRFRIFAGTLAFVSGIINFGIFPAVGARFFIYFCGLPQSIHLAGLEISTFPLTMAVLLSLSLTFVFAGGQIAVIITDFVQGLFANVVFLVLVLYFMRVFDWAHIAQALQSAPADASLINPFHTTKVEHFNLWYFLIGVYGAVYSTLSWQGTQGYNASAKNAHEAKMAGVLSNWRGFPQNMMLLFLPICAYTVLHHGLFAEHAAQTEQVLSGIANKAVRSQLTVPMALLHFMPHGLLGAFVAVMLAALVSTDEAYLHSWGSIFVQDVLVPMRGRRLEPRAHIKWLRMAILGVAVFSFFFSLLFKQSEYILLFFAITGAIYAGGSGAVIIGGLYWKRGTTAAAWAALITGSTVAVAGIVLQQLIADFPINGQVCWFIAMVSSTVVYILVSLFHRGEPFDMDRLLHRGRYRIAGEYTEVDATPQRGWKVLGMGPEFTRGDRALYIATYAWSGLWVAVFVAGTIYNLTHQVPDSAWLSFWRGYLLLGTAIAMVVTVWLAVGGFRDAREMLHRLATMKRDLRDDGTVDRPLTGAQRSEQASRDLTVRSK, from the coding sequence GTGAACCTCAGCCTGCTTGACTGGTTCATCGTGGCGGGGATGGTGGCACTGACCGGTGCGGTGGTGCTGACCAGCAGGACGCACATGCGGAGCGTGGCAGACTTTTTGGCTGCTGGCCGCACCGCCGGTCGCTACGTCATCAGCGTGTCGCAGGGCATGGCCGCCCTGGGAGCCATCACGGTAGTAGCTACCTTTGAGATGAACTATTACGCCGGTCTGCCTATGACCTGGTGGGGCTTTATGATGACCCCGGTCGTCGTACTCATCACTGTGACCGGCTGGGTGGTCTACCGCTTTCGTCAGACGCGTGCGCTCACCATGGCGCAGTTCTTCGAGATGCGCTACAGCCGGCGCTTCCGCATTTTCGCCGGAACCCTGGCCTTTGTCTCCGGCATCATCAATTTCGGCATCTTCCCGGCGGTGGGTGCCCGCTTTTTCATCTACTTCTGCGGCCTGCCGCAATCGATCCACCTTGCTGGCCTGGAGATCTCCACTTTCCCTCTCACCATGGCCGTGTTGCTCTCTTTGTCACTTACCTTCGTCTTCGCCGGCGGGCAGATTGCGGTCATTATCACCGATTTTGTTCAGGGGCTCTTCGCAAACGTGGTGTTTCTGGTCCTGGTGCTCTATTTCATGCGCGTATTCGACTGGGCCCATATCGCCCAGGCTCTGCAATCAGCGCCTGCTGATGCCTCGCTCATCAATCCGTTTCACACCACCAAGGTGGAACACTTTAACCTCTGGTATTTTCTGATTGGGGTCTATGGTGCGGTCTACAGCACTCTTTCCTGGCAGGGGACGCAGGGATACAACGCCTCGGCGAAGAATGCGCATGAAGCGAAAATGGCTGGGGTGCTCAGCAACTGGCGGGGGTTCCCTCAAAATATGATGCTCCTGTTCTTGCCGATTTGCGCTTACACCGTGCTGCACCATGGCTTGTTTGCCGAGCACGCGGCGCAGACCGAGCAGGTGCTCTCCGGGATCGCCAACAAGGCAGTTCGCAGCCAGCTCACCGTACCGATGGCGTTGCTGCACTTCATGCCGCACGGTTTGCTGGGCGCATTTGTGGCAGTGATGTTAGCGGCCCTGGTGAGCACCGATGAGGCCTACCTGCACTCGTGGGGCAGCATCTTCGTGCAGGACGTACTTGTGCCGATGCGCGGGCGGCGATTGGAGCCGCGCGCGCACATCAAATGGTTGCGGATGGCAATCCTGGGCGTGGCGGTATTCAGCTTCTTTTTTAGCCTGCTATTCAAACAGAGCGAGTACATCTTGCTCTTCTTTGCTATCACCGGCGCGATTTACGCCGGAGGATCGGGCGCAGTCATCATCGGCGGCCTTTACTGGAAGCGCGGCACCACTGCCGCCGCGTGGGCAGCCTTGATCACTGGCTCCACTGTGGCTGTTGCGGGTATCGTCCTCCAACAGCTCATTGCTGACTTTCCCATCAACGGGCAGGTGTGCTGGTTCATCGCTATGGTGAGCTCCACAGTCGTCTACATACTCGTGTCGCTTTTTCACCGCGGGGAGCCATTTGATATGGACCGCCTGCTCCATCGGGGCCGGTATCGCATCGCAGGGGAGTACACGGAGGTGGACGCCACCCCGCAGCGCGGATGGAAAGTACTCGGCATGGGACCGGAGTTTACTCGTGGGGACCGGGCTCTCTACATAGCCACCTACGCCTGGAGTGGGTTGTGGGTGGCCGTGTTTGTGGCCGGTACCATCTACAATCTGACACACCAGGTGCCGGACAGTGCATGGCTCTCCTTCTGGCGAGGCTACCTACTCCTGGGCACCGCCATCGCCATGGTGGTGACCGTGTGGCTTGCGGTGGGCGGCTTCCGGGACGCGCGCGAGATGCTGCACCGTCTGGCCACCATGAAGCGCGACCTGCGGGACGACGGCACCGTGGATCGGCCTCTGACGGGTGCTCAACGTTCCGAACAAGCCAGTAGGGACCTGACGGTTCGTAGCAAATAA